A section of the Rossellomorea marisflavi genome encodes:
- a CDS encoding methylmalonyl-CoA mutase family protein has product MLREMKEQEFEARTVEEWKTAAESALKGKSVDSLRTETYEGIILKPLYTKDDLPSKLAATSQRRSPKVAPRIWRNNWEGLFKALEEALEKGQECISFRGDDLDPEGFPSFMEKILEKGKDADAFFLTDRDFSLMNAWKAEKGGAFSGVFGWDPVSQGLFSGGYWDVPAWIRNLETIHDFAPALKPIIIDLSAYHSKGAHAVQELALALSEGVAYIDILLKEGWTMDKIADKIHIHFAVGSQFFMEVAKMRAFSSLWKTVIQTYGDDSTERGSMSAETSSLNKSRLDPYVNMLRSGGEAFASTLGGVDYIDVQPFDGSGGSVLGERMARNIPMIIGEESHLDKVIDPGAGSYYIEWLTEEVGRRAWKEFVRIQESGGVIPYIESGDLVRDLEAVHAERLNDISSGKSTLIGTNAYANPEDTLLSVEDDLPGRLSFPYERLRVRAQRIAERGSKPIAGIIGLGDWKDYKARADFTKGFLAVGGIYTKESSPCHTKSEILRFIEETRYSYYVICGTDVEYDHFLPEASESIMAIDPGITLDIAGARTAPGINGSIRKGMDALEKLDRLLSIWEEGMNDDEQT; this is encoded by the coding sequence ATGCTGCGGGAGATGAAGGAGCAGGAATTTGAAGCACGTACCGTCGAGGAGTGGAAGACAGCCGCAGAATCGGCTTTGAAGGGGAAATCCGTTGATTCCCTCCGGACAGAAACCTACGAAGGCATAATACTTAAGCCTTTATATACAAAAGATGATCTTCCTTCCAAGTTAGCGGCAACATCACAGCGCAGGAGCCCAAAAGTGGCCCCGCGCATTTGGCGCAACAATTGGGAAGGGTTGTTCAAAGCATTGGAAGAGGCGCTGGAGAAAGGACAGGAGTGCATTTCCTTCAGAGGGGATGATCTCGATCCCGAAGGCTTCCCTTCATTCATGGAGAAGATCCTTGAAAAGGGAAAAGATGCCGATGCATTCTTCCTCACCGATCGGGATTTTTCATTGATGAATGCGTGGAAGGCGGAAAAAGGCGGGGCCTTCTCAGGAGTGTTCGGTTGGGATCCCGTATCTCAAGGACTCTTTTCTGGGGGATATTGGGATGTTCCAGCTTGGATAAGGAATCTGGAAACCATCCATGATTTTGCACCTGCCTTAAAGCCCATCATAATAGATCTTTCAGCGTATCACAGTAAAGGTGCCCATGCGGTGCAGGAACTTGCACTGGCTCTTTCTGAAGGAGTGGCCTACATTGACATCCTGTTGAAGGAAGGATGGACGATGGACAAAATTGCAGACAAAATCCATATTCATTTCGCCGTAGGCAGTCAGTTCTTCATGGAAGTGGCGAAGATGAGGGCATTCTCATCCCTTTGGAAGACCGTCATTCAAACATACGGAGATGATTCAACAGAACGGGGAAGCATGAGTGCCGAAACGTCATCACTGAATAAATCCCGATTGGATCCATACGTCAATATGCTCAGAAGCGGTGGAGAAGCATTTGCCTCCACGCTTGGAGGCGTGGATTATATCGATGTTCAACCGTTTGACGGGAGTGGCGGAAGTGTTCTCGGAGAACGGATGGCGAGGAATATCCCCATGATCATCGGGGAGGAATCCCATCTGGACAAAGTGATTGATCCGGGTGCCGGATCGTATTATATCGAATGGCTGACCGAGGAAGTCGGTCGGAGAGCATGGAAAGAGTTCGTGCGGATCCAAGAGTCTGGAGGGGTCATCCCTTACATCGAGAGCGGGGACCTTGTACGTGATCTTGAAGCGGTGCACGCTGAACGATTGAATGACATTTCTTCAGGTAAAAGCACGCTGATTGGGACAAATGCATACGCAAATCCTGAAGACACGCTCTTATCTGTGGAGGACGATCTGCCCGGGCGCCTTTCCTTTCCATATGAACGTCTCCGGGTGAGGGCCCAGCGGATTGCAGAGAGGGGATCAAAACCGATTGCCGGCATCATCGGTCTGGGGGATTGGAAGGATTATAAGGCGAGAGCCGATTTTACAAAAGGATTCCTGGCCGTCGGGGGCATATACACGAAGGAAAGCAGTCCGTGCCATACAAAAAGTGAGATCCTGAGATTCATAGAGGAAACAAGGTATTCCTACTATGTCATCTGTGGAACGGACGTAGAGTACGACCATTTCCTGCCTGAAGCGTCCGAATCGATCATGGCCATTGATCCAGGGATTACTCTGGACATCGCAGGGGCGAGAACCGCTCCTGGGATAAATGGTTC